A single Blastopirellula retiformator DNA region contains:
- a CDS encoding response regulator → MSKRLLVTDDAMIIREMIKETASATGWEVVGEADNGRAAVEAYRELRPDAMTLDIVMPEYDGIYALENIRAEFPDARILMVSAIDQTSVLKDALRKGATDFIIKPSSRCAEDSAVMPALQAFLLRCEKDQGLPCPIDQPCSCVECRDVLRVVEQWNDVRGSKPNGSLAGT, encoded by the coding sequence ATGTCGAAGCGACTACTTGTTACTGACGACGCCATGATCATCCGAGAAATGATTAAAGAAACGGCATCCGCAACTGGCTGGGAAGTAGTCGGCGAAGCGGACAATGGCCGCGCCGCCGTCGAAGCGTACCGCGAGTTGCGTCCCGATGCGATGACGCTCGATATCGTCATGCCCGAGTATGACGGCATCTACGCGCTAGAAAACATTCGTGCCGAGTTCCCCGACGCCCGGATCTTGATGGTCAGCGCCATCGATCAGACCTCGGTGCTGAAGGACGCGCTGCGAAAAGGCGCCACCGACTTCATCATCAAGCCGTCGAGCCGTTGCGCTGAAGACAGCGCCGTCATGCCGGCTCTGCAGGCGTTCCTGCTTCGTTGTGAGAAAGACCAGGGGCTCCCCTGCCCGATCGATCAACCGTGCAGCTGCGTCGAATGTCGCGACGTGCTTCGCGTTGTCGAGCAATGGAACGACGTTCGCGGATCGAAGCCGAACGGATCACTGGCCGGCACGTAA
- a CDS encoding chemotaxis protein CheD, translating into MTTAEQLNVGLGQIQLARNDEILASILGSCIGVVIYDPQRKIAAFAHVVLPLSGGRPGSPGRFADTAIPAMLQELRNQGANPQQLRAKITGGACMFGNNQMNIGDRNAEEVRRQLKEKKVPLISEDVGGTKGRKVFFSPYTSQMEIVINGVNSTII; encoded by the coding sequence ATGACTACAGCAGAACAACTAAACGTCGGGCTTGGGCAGATTCAGCTCGCACGTAACGACGAGATACTCGCCTCGATCTTGGGATCCTGCATTGGCGTAGTGATCTACGATCCACAGCGAAAGATCGCAGCTTTCGCGCACGTCGTTTTGCCGCTCTCGGGCGGACGTCCCGGGTCGCCTGGGCGATTTGCCGACACGGCAATTCCGGCAATGCTGCAGGAACTTCGCAATCAAGGCGCGAACCCGCAACAATTGCGAGCTAAAATTACCGGAGGCGCCTGTATGTTTGGCAACAACCAAATGAACATCGGCGATCGAAACGCAGAAGAGGTTCGTCGCCAGCTGAAAGAAAAGAAGGTTCCTCTGATCTCTGAGGATGTTGGCGGAACCAAAGGACGTAAAGTTTTTTTCTCCCCTTACACGTCGCAGATGGAAATCGTCATCAACGGCGTGAACTCCACGATCATCTAA
- a CDS encoding chemotaxis protein, with amino-acid sequence MSDNTHEHGVHLEILHQILSAATHEASAAMCRWTNGLITMSLDEVREIPLEAVSTEYDFGLDMLTMVVLTLNGEIGGSMILCFDEENGRDLAASLLCSKQRQTGDWTPLERSALCETGNILGCAYLNALTRLMSVDLVPSPPYFLQDYGASVLEQALMEQAALEDKVMICRTRFTRGDQELNWNVFFVPNSQMRQMMEDALHIDA; translated from the coding sequence ATGTCGGACAATACACACGAACACGGCGTGCACCTGGAGATCTTGCATCAGATTCTCAGCGCTGCGACGCATGAAGCCTCGGCCGCGATGTGCCGATGGACCAACGGCCTGATCACGATGTCGCTGGACGAAGTGCGCGAGATTCCGCTCGAAGCGGTGTCGACCGAGTACGACTTCGGCCTCGACATGTTGACGATGGTCGTGCTGACGCTCAATGGCGAAATCGGCGGATCGATGATCCTCTGTTTCGACGAAGAGAACGGCCGCGATCTGGCCGCCTCGTTGCTTTGCTCGAAGCAGCGACAAACGGGCGATTGGACGCCGCTAGAGCGGTCGGCGTTGTGCGAGACCGGCAACATCCTGGGTTGCGCGTACTTGAACGCCCTGACCCGCCTGATGTCGGTCGACCTGGTGCCGTCGCCTCCCTACTTCCTTCAAGATTACGGAGCCAGCGTTCTCGAACAGGCGCTGATGGAGCAAGCGGCGCTGGAGGACAAGGTCATGATCTGTCGCACGCGGTTTACCCGCGGCGACCAAGAATTGAACTGGAATGTGTTTTTCGTTCCGAACAGTCAGATGCGGCAAATGATGGAAGACGCGTTGCATATCGACGCTTAA
- a CDS encoding chemotaxis protein CheA: MSAPGQDEFFDNLLSDFLDESSQLIDRLNDNLLELDEWAKAAAEDEGAVLDADLVNDMFRSAHSVKGLSAMLGLPNINCLTHNVENIFDAARRDELQVTAHVVEVVFRSVDLLGDMLGHLRETSSDDIPCEEMIEQIKEVLQQTGSVREQTSQADAQAVWEATCDEVAMEETPVEAEPVVDTAAQVAQIQAEVAALFSGATDEGEVPAKYVSIFIDETEMALDELSDILVESDSDLEEEATKTLLVTSHRIKGSAASIGLNRPARLAHVMEDILQELRDTGGVVSADLADAFLPCVDGLRVYVQQLKEGADKTDSFEDRTVELLMAWRGIQPAASPAEPAAEAVEVSPSDAVAQADAGSDVEGGVRIELVFDQNLPLSTLKAQLLLEKVGRVGQIHRSEPAYEELDSLDRLDKLAIELTTSESSESLYSLVDVSGVVSANILERNGAAEPALPSDVPPPAAPVETKIEQPAPTPTATVTPEKPTPAAAPAKPPVSTPRPASSKTSAESSSRSKSNEPMAKPAETLRVDIERLDQLMNLAGQLVINRARFSQLTDGLRESLPHKSSQHKMSNACGLSGKLVQMIDSLDPTSGKGQSEWNAIKSHIRMLHADLDSIARETSRFQTVRSRSNELHEAVHQLERVSDGIQKCVMDTRMVPIGPLFGRFKRVVRDVSRSNGKDIRLDISGEKTELDKRMIDELGDPLIHMVRNSADHGIESPEVRKAAGKSPQGLVRLDAFHRGNSIIIQVTDDGKGLDPELILRKAIDKGIVDLAEAEKLTNQQILQLIWEPGFSTAEKVTEISGRGMGMDIVRSKIENVNGVVEVESTPGHGATFTIKLPLTMAILPSLMTRINGETFALPIEAISEIVRVPRDDFRTVQGVQTASIRGRVISVVRLHELFTGEPEPEAGMIGTADATIVVVGQEGRELGLAVDVLLGEEDIVVKSMAENYENVVGLSGACIRGDGRVALILDPSAMIEAASHRRNSPVGAK, encoded by the coding sequence ATGTCCGCGCCGGGGCAGGACGAGTTCTTCGACAATCTGCTGAGCGACTTCCTTGACGAATCGTCGCAGTTGATCGATCGACTCAATGACAATTTGCTAGAGCTGGACGAGTGGGCCAAGGCCGCCGCCGAAGATGAGGGGGCGGTTCTAGACGCCGATCTGGTGAACGATATGTTTCGTTCGGCCCATAGCGTCAAAGGGCTGTCGGCGATGCTGGGCTTGCCCAACATCAACTGCTTGACCCACAACGTCGAGAACATCTTCGACGCAGCCCGACGGGACGAACTGCAGGTGACGGCGCATGTCGTCGAGGTCGTCTTTCGCTCGGTCGACTTGCTGGGCGACATGCTCGGACATCTGCGGGAGACGTCTTCCGACGACATTCCGTGCGAAGAGATGATTGAACAGATCAAAGAGGTGCTGCAGCAAACAGGCTCGGTACGCGAACAAACCAGCCAGGCCGACGCCCAGGCGGTTTGGGAAGCGACATGCGACGAGGTTGCCATGGAAGAAACTCCGGTAGAAGCGGAACCGGTCGTCGACACAGCCGCACAAGTGGCCCAGATCCAGGCGGAAGTCGCCGCATTGTTCTCTGGCGCTACCGACGAAGGCGAAGTGCCGGCCAAGTACGTTTCGATCTTTATTGACGAAACCGAAATGGCCCTTGACGAATTGAGCGACATCCTGGTGGAGTCGGACAGCGATCTTGAGGAGGAAGCGACCAAGACGTTGCTGGTCACCTCGCATCGCATCAAGGGTTCGGCGGCGTCGATCGGCCTGAATCGTCCCGCGCGACTGGCGCATGTGATGGAAGACATCTTGCAGGAACTGCGGGATACCGGCGGCGTCGTCAGCGCCGACCTGGCCGATGCGTTCCTGCCTTGCGTCGACGGTCTGCGCGTTTACGTGCAACAACTCAAAGAAGGCGCCGACAAGACCGACAGCTTCGAAGACCGCACGGTCGAGCTGTTGATGGCCTGGCGTGGTATTCAACCGGCCGCTTCGCCCGCGGAACCAGCCGCCGAGGCGGTCGAAGTTTCCCCGTCGGACGCCGTCGCGCAGGCCGATGCCGGCAGTGACGTTGAAGGCGGAGTCCGCATCGAACTGGTCTTTGACCAAAATTTGCCCCTCTCGACCCTCAAAGCGCAGCTGCTGCTAGAGAAGGTTGGACGCGTTGGTCAGATCCATCGTAGCGAACCTGCCTACGAAGAATTGGATAGCCTAGATCGGCTCGACAAGCTGGCGATCGAATTGACGACCAGCGAATCGTCGGAGTCGCTCTATTCCTTGGTTGACGTCTCGGGCGTCGTCTCGGCGAATATCCTCGAACGCAATGGGGCCGCGGAACCTGCGTTGCCGAGCGATGTGCCGCCGCCTGCGGCTCCGGTCGAAACGAAGATCGAACAACCAGCGCCTACTCCGACGGCGACAGTAACGCCGGAAAAGCCGACGCCCGCCGCGGCGCCTGCCAAACCGCCGGTTTCCACTCCACGACCGGCGTCGAGCAAGACGTCGGCCGAATCGTCGTCACGATCGAAATCGAACGAGCCGATGGCCAAACCGGCCGAGACGCTCCGCGTTGATATCGAACGGCTTGATCAACTAATGAATCTTGCCGGGCAGTTGGTGATCAATCGTGCTCGGTTTTCGCAGTTGACCGATGGGTTGCGAGAATCGCTTCCCCACAAGTCGTCGCAGCACAAGATGTCGAACGCCTGCGGGCTGAGCGGTAAGTTGGTGCAGATGATCGACAGCCTCGACCCGACCTCCGGCAAAGGGCAAAGCGAATGGAACGCGATCAAATCGCATATTCGGATGTTGCATGCCGATCTCGACTCGATCGCGCGTGAGACCTCACGATTCCAGACGGTGCGGAGTCGCTCGAATGAACTTCACGAAGCGGTTCATCAGTTGGAGCGGGTCTCTGACGGCATTCAAAAATGCGTGATGGATACCAGGATGGTCCCGATCGGGCCGCTGTTCGGTCGTTTCAAGCGGGTTGTTCGCGACGTCTCTCGCAGCAACGGCAAAGACATTCGGCTCGACATTTCCGGCGAAAAGACGGAACTGGACAAGCGAATGATCGACGAGTTGGGAGATCCATTGATCCACATGGTTCGCAACTCGGCCGATCATGGCATCGAATCGCCCGAGGTGCGCAAAGCGGCCGGCAAGTCGCCGCAAGGACTGGTTCGCCTCGACGCGTTCCATCGCGGCAACAGCATCATCATTCAAGTGACCGACGACGGTAAGGGACTCGACCCCGAGTTGATCTTGCGGAAAGCGATCGACAAGGGAATCGTCGACCTGGCCGAGGCCGAAAAGCTGACCAACCAGCAGATCCTGCAGTTGATCTGGGAGCCGGGCTTCAGCACTGCCGAGAAAGTGACTGAAATCTCGGGTCGCGGGATGGGGATGGATATCGTCCGCTCGAAGATCGAGAACGTCAACGGCGTCGTCGAAGTCGAGAGTACGCCTGGCCATGGAGCGACCTTCACCATCAAGCTGCCGCTGACGATGGCGATTTTGCCCAGCTTGATGACCCGCATCAACGGCGAAACGTTCGCTCTGCCGATCGAAGCGATCAGCGAAATCGTCCGCGTCCCCCGGGACGACTTCCGGACGGTTCAAGGGGTGCAAACGGCTTCGATTCGAGGCCGGGTCATCTCGGTGGTTCGACTGCACGAACTGTTTACAGGCGAACCAGAGCCGGAAGCCGGTATGATCGGCACAGCCGATGCAACCATCGTCGTTGTCGGGCAGGAAGGCCGCGAATTGGGGTTGGCGGTCGACGTCTTGCTTGGAGAAGAAGATATCGTTGTGAAGTCAATGGCGGAGAACTACGAAAACGTCGTAGGCCTGTCTGGAGCCTGTATTCGAGGCGATGGACGCGTGGCATTGATTTTGGATCCTTCGGCCATGATCGAGGCGGCCTCGCACCGTCGCAACTCGCCAGTTGGCGCGAAATAG
- a CDS encoding CheR family methyltransferase, whose product MTAARPGHELVTDAQLKRYAKLIYDVAGVEISPQKKQLLSNRVRRRLKVTGIANFEDYYKKLVSLPVTDDEWDHFLQEVTTHETYLFRDDSNWNWFRSEYLPQLVSEARQGKRQKSLRVWSAACSTGDEACTIACCAAEGFASQAGWDVKVIGTDIGVGAVREATAAKFNERSMRLVPDALKKRYFDDVKGEPFWTPKPPVRKTMSFRQHNLLDPLRERPFDVVFLKNVLIYFNTESKTRVIENIKRVMSPGSMLVLGAAEGVSELLSGYERIRPWLHRYTNSAGSPSGKAGV is encoded by the coding sequence ATGACTGCAGCACGACCTGGGCACGAACTGGTGACCGACGCCCAATTGAAGCGTTACGCCAAGCTGATCTACGACGTCGCCGGCGTCGAGATCTCGCCCCAAAAAAAGCAGTTGCTCTCCAATCGCGTGCGACGTCGCCTGAAAGTGACGGGCATCGCGAACTTCGAGGATTACTACAAGAAGTTGGTTTCGTTGCCGGTGACCGACGACGAGTGGGATCACTTTCTGCAAGAGGTGACGACCCACGAGACCTACCTCTTCCGCGACGATAGCAACTGGAACTGGTTTCGCAGCGAATACCTGCCGCAGCTTGTCTCCGAAGCTCGACAAGGGAAACGCCAGAAATCGCTCCGCGTCTGGTCGGCCGCGTGCAGCACCGGCGACGAAGCTTGCACTATCGCTTGTTGTGCCGCCGAAGGGTTCGCGTCGCAAGCGGGTTGGGACGTCAAGGTCATTGGCACCGATATCGGCGTCGGCGCCGTCCGCGAGGCGACCGCCGCGAAATTCAACGAACGTTCGATGCGATTGGTTCCCGATGCGTTGAAGAAGCGTTACTTCGACGACGTGAAGGGCGAACCGTTTTGGACGCCGAAACCGCCGGTCCGCAAGACCATGTCGTTCCGACAGCACAATCTGCTGGATCCGCTGCGGGAGCGACCTTTTGACGTCGTCTTCCTGAAGAACGTGTTGATTTACTTCAATACCGAATCGAAGACCCGCGTCATCGAAAACATCAAACGCGTCATGTCGCCAGGTTCGATGCTGGTGCTGGGGGCCGCCGAGGGGGTGAGCGAACTGCTGAGCGGTTACGAACGCATTCGCCCTTGGTTGCATCGCTACACGAATTCGGCGGGTTCGCCGAGCGGAAAGGCGGGTGTCTAG